The proteins below are encoded in one region of Methanosarcina barkeri 3:
- a CDS encoding ABC transporter permease codes for MNSFPEKTFIVARHEFTKTIKRKEFLFMTFFFPLLFAGISILPAMLSGMNPAEDQKVGYIDLTGSFEFPKSIQNEGLSIGSSETKTSVIEFVMYREISDAKQALQAGQISSYLIIPEDFLKTGTIELYSPEKEASMSNFELSSELSDIVITSLLEGKVDESTLNRVRNPVNIKFYNIGKSGESSERGIADIFASFGLPILTAFLLLFSIFSSSGFLLRGVAEEKENRIIEILLSSVTPTEILTGKILGLGAVGLLQIGIWLAVVVFGSGYALPVKIEPYTVVLALVYFVLGFLFFASMMAGIGAVTGSLQESQQVAGIFTFAAALPLIFMQLILTNPDSPFSVFLSLFPLTSPIAMLTRMGVTAVPISQILVSVFILLISVYVVILLSGRLFRTYLLMYGKRPKVKEIWKNIRTESR; via the coding sequence ATGAATAGTTTTCCCGAAAAGACCTTTATTGTTGCAAGGCACGAGTTCACGAAAACGATAAAACGTAAAGAATTTCTTTTCATGACATTCTTCTTTCCTCTTCTATTTGCAGGAATCAGTATTCTCCCGGCAATGCTTTCAGGCATGAACCCGGCTGAAGACCAGAAAGTAGGTTATATTGATCTGACAGGATCCTTCGAATTTCCGAAATCAATCCAGAACGAAGGCCTTTCTATAGGCTCCTCAGAGACAAAAACCTCAGTTATAGAGTTTGTAATGTACAGGGAAATTTCCGATGCAAAGCAGGCTTTACAGGCAGGTCAGATTTCCTCCTACCTTATTATTCCTGAAGATTTTCTTAAAACCGGAACAATAGAACTGTATAGCCCTGAAAAAGAAGCATCTATGTCAAATTTTGAATTATCTTCCGAACTTTCGGATATTGTTATTACTTCCCTCCTTGAGGGCAAAGTGGACGAGTCAACTCTCAATAGAGTCCGAAATCCGGTTAATATAAAGTTTTATAATATAGGAAAAAGCGGAGAGTCTTCTGAGCGAGGTATTGCTGATATCTTTGCCAGCTTTGGCCTTCCTATCCTTACAGCTTTTCTCCTTCTTTTCAGTATTTTTTCGTCGTCGGGCTTTCTGCTTCGTGGCGTTGCCGAAGAAAAGGAAAACAGGATAATAGAAATTCTGCTGTCCTCCGTAACTCCTACCGAAATCCTTACAGGTAAAATTCTGGGTCTTGGTGCAGTCGGCCTTCTTCAAATTGGAATATGGCTTGCGGTAGTAGTATTCGGGAGTGGTTATGCACTTCCTGTGAAAATTGAGCCTTATACTGTCGTCTTGGCTCTTGTTTATTTTGTGCTTGGCTTTCTCTTTTTTGCCAGTATGATGGCAGGGATAGGGGCGGTTACTGGCTCCCTTCAGGAGAGTCAGCAGGTTGCAGGAATTTTCACTTTTGCAGCTGCGTTACCCTTGATATTCATGCAGCTTATCCTTACAAACCCGGACAGTCCATTTTCTGTTTTTCTGTCCCTTTTTCCTCTTACCTCGCCTATAGCCATGCTTACCAGAATGGGAGTAACAGCCGTGCCTATTTCTCAGATTCTTGTCAGCGTCTTTATTCTGTTGATTTCGGTTTATGTTGTGATCTTGCTTTCCGGCCGGCTGTTCAGAACTTATCTGCTCATGTACGGGAAAAGACCTAAAGTAAAGGAAATATGGAAGAATATCCGGACAGAATCAAGATAA
- a CDS encoding ABC transporter ATP-binding protein has product MHAVEFENVSKSFSEKNILENISFSVKQGEIFGLLGPNGAGKTTLIRLLLDILRPDSGEIRVFGDFLSPAAKNRIGYLPEERGLYKKTRLLDMLVYLAQLKGMPENQARLNAESLLKSLELDHYKNKKVEELSKGMQQKIQFLSAIIHEPELLILDEPFSGLDPVNTKTVMVRILGLKASGKTIVLSTHMMEQAQTLCDRILMLSKGRRVLYGPVDEIRKEHGKNSLIVEFAEKGNLNAIREISGIKKIIEHGKSVELFPEEGISVQLLLEELVRKVNLTRFEKTFPSLNEIFIETLESVPNE; this is encoded by the coding sequence ATGCATGCTGTAGAATTTGAAAATGTATCGAAATCTTTCTCAGAAAAAAATATTCTCGAGAATATATCGTTTTCAGTGAAGCAGGGCGAGATTTTCGGGCTCCTTGGGCCAAACGGGGCAGGAAAGACAACGCTTATAAGGCTTCTTCTTGACATTCTCAGACCGGACTCAGGGGAAATACGTGTCTTTGGGGATTTCCTGAGCCCTGCTGCAAAAAACAGGATAGGATACCTTCCTGAGGAACGTGGATTGTATAAGAAAACAAGACTTCTGGATATGCTGGTCTACCTTGCACAACTTAAAGGCATGCCAGAAAACCAGGCTCGTCTAAATGCCGAATCTCTTCTCAAATCCCTGGAATTAGATCATTATAAAAACAAAAAAGTTGAAGAGCTTTCAAAAGGAATGCAGCAAAAGATCCAGTTTCTTTCGGCAATTATCCATGAACCTGAACTCTTAATCCTTGATGAGCCTTTTTCCGGACTTGACCCCGTAAACACGAAGACCGTTATGGTTAGAATTCTGGGACTCAAGGCATCAGGAAAAACAATAGTCCTCTCTACACATATGATGGAGCAGGCTCAGACACTTTGTGACAGGATCCTTATGCTTAGTAAAGGCAGGAGAGTACTTTACGGCCCTGTGGACGAGATCAGGAAGGAGCATGGGAAAAATTCTCTAATTGTAGAATTTGCAGAAAAAGGAAACTTGAACGCAATTCGGGAAATTTCCGGTATAAAGAAAATAATAGAACACGGAAAATCGGTTGAACTTTTCCCTGAGGAAGGGATAAGTGTCCAGCTTCTTCTTGAGGAACTTGTCCGGAAAGTAAACCTAACACGTTTTGAAAAAACGTTTCCTTCTCTGAATGAAATCTTTATCGAAACCCTGGAGAGTGTTCCCAATGAATAG
- a CDS encoding dihydrofolate reductase family protein, whose translation MIPKVIIHNSISLDGSTTGFEANIEIHYKILSSFQPDAMIVGSNTAKTGTQFFCEKIPPEEESDFKKPEIQPDDPRAYWLIADSKGILEGLMHVFRRSEFSKDAIVLVSERTPEAYINYLKERNYDFILTGADRVNIRQALEIANEKYGFELVVSDSGGVLNSILLEHGLVEEISLILTPEIVGKKGTNLFRTLEKNGTRLELFRDEIVEKQYVHLMYRVLKE comes from the coding sequence ATGATACCAAAAGTAATTATTCACAACAGTATAAGTCTTGATGGCTCTACTACTGGCTTTGAAGCAAATATTGAAATTCACTACAAAATCCTTAGTAGTTTTCAGCCCGATGCCATGATAGTCGGCTCGAACACTGCAAAAACCGGGACCCAGTTCTTCTGCGAAAAAATTCCTCCTGAAGAGGAATCAGACTTCAAGAAACCTGAAATTCAACCGGATGATCCCAGGGCATACTGGCTGATTGCGGATTCGAAAGGAATCCTTGAAGGGTTAATGCATGTTTTCAGGCGTTCCGAATTCAGCAAAGATGCAATCGTTCTGGTCTCGGAAAGGACCCCCGAAGCTTATATAAATTACCTTAAGGAAAGAAATTATGATTTCATCCTGACCGGAGCAGACCGTGTAAATATCAGACAGGCACTGGAAATTGCAAATGAAAAGTATGGTTTTGAACTTGTAGTTTCGGACAGTGGAGGAGTGTTGAACAGTATATTACTTGAACACGGGCTTGTCGAAGAAATCAGCCTAATTCTTACTCCTGAAATTGTGGGAAAAAAGGGAACAAATCTTTTCAGAACTCTGGAGAAAAACGGTACTCGACTTGAACTTTTTAGAGATGAAATTGTGGAAAAGCAATATGTGCATCTGATGTACCGGGTTTTGAAAGAATAA
- a CDS encoding winged helix-turn-helix domain-containing protein has translation MKTSLIDLAFLSEKRKDVLLLLEEGPKTGDEIKTALNVNSTSIMPQIKKLKEGRLIVQDDRNTYKLSEIGEIVVEKMEPLLNTVRVFEENYDYWTNHDFTAIPEYLLNRIDELGNYFMLEPDLNRLFEIPEDFRSNLLESRHVKMFLSYFNPLHVEIYLELARKGAEICLILTEPVFDRMKKDYYEDLKFLLESKNIEIYICEKSVTLKNVVTERFCSLVLFDKKGKFDHQRLMSFDESALTWCEELFSYYKDRSTQLENL, from the coding sequence ATGAAAACATCACTTATTGATCTGGCGTTTCTTTCAGAAAAAAGAAAGGACGTATTACTCCTGCTTGAAGAAGGGCCAAAGACCGGAGACGAGATAAAAACAGCACTCAACGTAAACTCAACATCTATAATGCCCCAAATAAAAAAACTAAAAGAAGGACGCCTGATAGTACAGGATGATAGAAACACCTACAAGTTATCTGAAATCGGAGAAATAGTAGTCGAAAAGATGGAGCCTTTATTGAATACCGTAAGGGTTTTTGAGGAAAATTACGATTACTGGACAAACCATGACTTTACCGCAATTCCGGAATATCTCCTTAACAGGATTGACGAGTTAGGTAACTATTTCATGCTTGAACCCGACCTTAATCGGCTTTTCGAAATTCCTGAAGATTTTAGGAGTAATCTTCTGGAATCAAGGCACGTAAAAATGTTTCTTTCATATTTCAATCCTCTTCATGTTGAGATATACCTGGAACTTGCAAGAAAAGGGGCAGAAATATGCCTTATCCTGACAGAACCTGTTTTTGACAGGATGAAAAAGGATTACTACGAAGATCTGAAATTTCTTCTGGAATCAAAAAACATTGAGATTTATATCTGTGAAAAAAGCGTAACCTTGAAAAATGTAGTTACAGAGCGTTTCTGCTCACTTGTGCTTTTCGACAAGAAGGGAAAGTTTGACCATCAGCGTCTGATGAGCTTTGACGAGAGTGCATTGACGTGGTGCGAAGAACTCTTCTCATACTATAAAGATAGATCCACACAACTGGAAAACTTATAA
- a CDS encoding response regulator produces the protein MKKILIVEDNPMNMELILDLLEFYGHNITKAEDGIKALERLAETKFDIILLDMQLPKMDGLEVLDRIKKNPATADVPVIAVTAHAMKGSEEHFIEMGCVDYVSKPIDIHKFRALIDKYLGEDPS, from the coding sequence ATGAAAAAAATCCTGATTGTCGAAGATAATCCCATGAATATGGAACTGATCCTGGACCTTCTGGAATTCTACGGACATAATATAACTAAAGCCGAGGACGGAATAAAGGCTCTTGAGCGTCTTGCTGAAACAAAATTCGATATTATACTGCTGGATATGCAGTTACCGAAGATGGACGGACTTGAGGTTCTCGATCGAATTAAGAAAAATCCTGCGACTGCAGATGTCCCTGTGATAGCGGTTACTGCCCATGCTATGAAAGGTAGTGAAGAACATTTCATAGAAATGGGCTGCGTGGACTATGTCTCCAAACCTATAGATATTCACAAGTTCAGGGCTCTGATAGATAAATATTTGGGCGAAGACCCATCTTAA
- a CDS encoding response regulator yields MNVSRKILVIIYIIFALLISVVIFASQSILGSSFSDLQEKEATDNIEKVENMIDFQVLQLEKTSSALSSRDDVRSLTLNQYPQNFDKTEFGDIFSISECDFIFLVNKSGYVVYSEIPGLEPSNNASTLSASTLSEISQRINDGSFLSKRVQTSLNGLFLLENSPVIISIQPVLSAPDNKESSGTIILGKYLDSSFIEAVQESTGSSFTFCSFNNSSSDVRQAFFENSDPNFKYTVTGEHVTCYSVLEDLSGSPAIVIQTDADSSIYAEGQKALRYTVFFLLFAGLMIGASCKFLLDREVASRIVRIDNFVKKVRMNENFSERFYMDGDDELSRLSEGINQTLDRLRTTSDKFKAQEHEKKLILDSLSELVVFMDSELKIIWLNKAALDHMGMKMDDVIGRSYQDLYILYKENPGKSPVLKVLESGNEEFGEVVTQDGKVWTVTSIPIKDEDGRITGILKTGLDITAHRRSEEKLIQAKLEAEKANSAKSEFLANVSHELRTPLNSIIGFSDILLEKVFGELNEKQFRYVNNISTSGKNLLSLINDILDLSKVEAGEMELHYSEFFVNSIFEEVKTVFSPLIQVKSLEVTFNVESGSTMLEADRGRLIQILYNLVSNAIKFTPNGGKVSIYYKESGNRALISVIDTGIGISAEDQVKLFKPFTQLDASSTKQYCGTGLGLALVKKIVNLHQGDIWVESDPGKGSNFTFSLPLRKPLEFRKVSEIGIKDVIIEFETNKAASFSINESAENSQEEVELPEICLPEKGDSKQKLVLIVDDDKNSSELLSIILKDTGYGVATLYNGKKVLEAAKKLKPDIITLDVFLPDTNGWLVLRQLKNDPCTASIPVLIISMTNNNELGITLGATYSFAKPINRTELVNSLREITQKFRFEYPKVLIVDDDENTIELLSSMIEPEGFKVIKAHSGKEGLQKLFSEQPDILILDLMMPEVSGFDVISSMRDDVRTKDIPLIVCTSGEFTEKNLEELNSELQEHLISILKKGNFGRKELINKIKQLSMLKRRNDEKNPDCRR; encoded by the coding sequence ATGAACGTTAGTAGAAAAATTCTCGTTATTATCTATATCATCTTTGCTCTTCTTATTTCGGTTGTTATTTTTGCGTCTCAGAGCATTCTCGGTTCCAGTTTTTCCGACTTACAGGAAAAAGAGGCAACTGACAACATAGAGAAGGTAGAGAACATGATTGACTTTCAGGTTCTACAGCTTGAGAAAACCAGTTCTGCTCTCTCTTCAAGAGATGATGTCAGGAGTTTAACGCTTAATCAGTATCCTCAAAATTTCGATAAAACTGAATTTGGTGACATCTTCTCCATCAGTGAGTGTGATTTTATTTTTCTGGTAAATAAGTCAGGGTATGTTGTGTACTCTGAAATTCCGGGTCTTGAGCCCTCTAATAACGCTTCCACTCTTAGTGCTTCCACTCTTTCCGAAATCAGTCAGAGAATTAATGATGGCAGTTTCCTCTCTAAAAGGGTTCAAACTTCTTTAAATGGCCTGTTTCTGCTGGAAAATAGCCCTGTAATAATCTCCATTCAGCCTGTACTCTCTGCACCAGATAATAAAGAAAGCTCAGGTACAATCATTCTTGGAAAATATCTTGATTCAAGCTTTATCGAAGCCGTTCAGGAAAGTACAGGAAGTTCATTTACGTTTTGCAGTTTCAACAATTCATCTTCGGACGTTCGGCAGGCTTTTTTTGAAAACTCTGATCCGAATTTCAAGTATACAGTAACTGGAGAGCATGTTACCTGTTATTCCGTGCTTGAGGATCTTTCCGGAAGTCCGGCTATTGTAATACAAACTGATGCGGACAGCAGTATCTATGCAGAAGGTCAGAAGGCTCTCCGATACACGGTGTTTTTCCTTCTTTTCGCAGGCCTCATGATTGGGGCAAGTTGCAAGTTTCTTCTTGATAGGGAAGTGGCATCCCGAATAGTTAGAATTGATAACTTCGTGAAGAAAGTAAGAATGAATGAAAATTTCTCTGAACGATTTTATATGGATGGGGATGACGAGCTCTCAAGGCTATCCGAGGGAATAAACCAGACACTTGACCGCTTGAGAACTACTTCTGATAAATTTAAAGCTCAGGAACATGAAAAAAAATTAATCCTTGATTCTCTTAGTGAGCTTGTAGTCTTCATGGACTCAGAGTTAAAGATAATTTGGCTAAATAAAGCAGCCCTTGATCACATGGGCATGAAAATGGATGACGTTATAGGGCGCAGTTATCAAGATCTGTATATTTTATATAAAGAAAACCCGGGTAAATCTCCGGTGTTGAAAGTACTGGAGTCCGGGAATGAAGAGTTCGGGGAAGTAGTTACGCAGGACGGAAAGGTCTGGACGGTCACTTCAATTCCTATAAAGGACGAAGACGGCAGGATTACCGGAATCCTGAAAACAGGACTAGATATTACCGCACACAGGCGTTCGGAAGAAAAACTAATTCAGGCAAAACTTGAAGCCGAAAAAGCCAACAGCGCTAAAAGCGAATTTCTTGCAAATGTAAGTCATGAGTTGCGAACACCTTTGAATTCAATTATAGGTTTCTCGGATATTCTTCTCGAAAAGGTTTTTGGCGAGCTTAACGAAAAGCAGTTTCGATATGTAAACAACATCTCTACCAGTGGGAAAAATTTGCTATCACTTATAAATGATATTCTCGATCTATCAAAAGTGGAAGCCGGGGAAATGGAACTTCACTACAGTGAATTTTTTGTTAATTCTATTTTTGAAGAAGTTAAAACTGTTTTCTCTCCTCTTATACAGGTAAAATCCCTTGAAGTAACTTTTAATGTAGAGTCCGGCTCCACAATGCTTGAAGCCGATAGAGGCCGCCTGATTCAGATCCTTTACAATCTTGTAAGTAATGCAATAAAATTTACTCCTAACGGTGGAAAAGTCTCTATATATTATAAAGAAAGCGGAAACCGGGCGCTTATTTCGGTTATAGATACCGGCATAGGTATTTCTGCTGAAGACCAGGTAAAGCTCTTCAAGCCCTTTACCCAGCTTGATGCTTCATCAACCAAGCAGTATTGTGGCACAGGGCTTGGGCTTGCTCTTGTGAAGAAAATCGTGAACTTGCATCAGGGAGACATCTGGGTTGAAAGTGATCCAGGGAAGGGCAGTAACTTTACCTTTTCACTTCCTCTCAGGAAACCGTTGGAGTTCAGGAAAGTCAGTGAGATTGGAATCAAAGATGTAATCATAGAATTTGAGACGAATAAAGCAGCATCTTTTTCAATAAACGAAAGTGCCGAGAATTCGCAGGAAGAAGTAGAGCTTCCCGAAATCTGTCTTCCTGAAAAGGGAGATAGTAAGCAGAAACTTGTTCTGATAGTTGACGATGACAAAAATTCTAGCGAACTTCTCTCCATTATACTTAAGGACACAGGATATGGTGTAGCTACTCTATATAATGGGAAAAAAGTTTTAGAGGCTGCAAAGAAACTGAAGCCTGATATCATTACTCTGGATGTCTTCCTGCCGGACACCAACGGCTGGCTTGTCCTGAGGCAGCTAAAGAATGACCCTTGTACGGCTTCTATACCTGTGCTTATTATCTCCATGACGAACAATAACGAGCTTGGAATTACCCTGGGAGCTACTTACTCCTTTGCAAAGCCAATAAATAGAACTGAACTGGTAAATTCTCTTAGAGAAATTACCCAAAAGTTCCGGTTTGAATATCCTAAAGTTCTTATAGTAGATGACGATGAAAATACTATAGAACTATTAAGTTCGATGATTGAGCCCGAGGGCTTTAAGGTTATAAAAGCTCACAGCGGAAAAGAGGGCCTGCAGAAACTTTTTTCAGAGCAGCCCGATATTCTGATTCTTGACCTCATGATGCCGGAGGTTAGCGGGTTTGACGTTATATCCAGCATGAGGGACGATGTACGCACGAAAGATATTCCTCTTATCGTGTGCACTTCTGGCGAATTTACTGAGAAGAATCTCGAAGAATTGAACAGTGAGCTACAAGAACATCTTATTTCTATTCTAAAGAAAGGCAATTTTGGAAGAAAAGAGTTAATTAATAAAATAAAACAACTATCTATGCTGAAGAGGCGTAATGATGAAAAAAATCCTGATTGTCGAAGATAA
- a CDS encoding cation-transporting P-type ATPase: MGKNLTSSNDKMCSPQGNEHNIQLTAFFEKLNVDENGLSEQEAANRLKECGANILKETGKESIIKKYLRQFRNLFSILLTVGSILSFIGEYLDPGQGNLYIGIALLGVVIINGTFTFVQEYQAEKTMESFRQLLPPHARVLRDGKARDILASELVVGDVIFLEEGDKVPADGRLIETNALKVDNSAITGESEPQLRSLECTHPNMLECRNMVFSGTLVQSGNGKAVIFATGQDTQIGSLATLTQQTSGVDTPIRREINYFIKVISAIAISLGIIFFILAFLLQDVFLASLIFAIGIIVANVPEGLLPTVTLALSLASKRMASRNALIKQLESVETLGSTTVICTDKTGTLTQNKMAVNSIMVGFECLVLENPASTKKTVTEKETEERANKAVVEKFSDPGPEGFCALEKPVWDPEKLPSVFIRVAGLCNNAKLRDSAPGYTGDPTEGALLVFANSLEDIRNLKNDYPRLEEFPFDSLTKRMEVICRTPEGKLEVYLKGAPEVVVKMCSSALASEGIKKLGEVEQKELLARHLRLAEKGERIIALAYRQGDEQKEYTGDFTFLGFIGIVDPPRPEAREAIARCHAAGIKVVMITGDHPVTAESIAKDVGLANAGNLEIITGDELATLSRADLASRLKNQSIVFARTSPVQKLKIVQLFQSQGEIVTMTGDGVNDAPAIKNADMGVAMGSGTDVAREAADMVLLDDNFATIVNAVEEGRTVFDNIKKFIVYILASNIPEILPFIAFVLFALPLPMPVQLILAIDLGTDMLPAIALGKEKGEGDIMKRPPRAREEKLLTPPLLLTAYAVKGPVEAIAGFFCYFAVLYGGGWSFGEQLANNNPLYMQSITAFFSAVVICQIANVFASRTRYQSVFSMGLFSNRAVLVGIVSELLILALIIWNPIANLIFNTSPLDLKYLLIAVPFAILLLGIDELRKYLLRRNVSWATRYLKW, from the coding sequence ATGGGGAAGAATCTAACTAGCAGTAACGACAAAATGTGTTCACCCCAGGGGAACGAACATAACATTCAACTTACTGCATTTTTTGAAAAACTAAACGTTGATGAAAACGGACTCAGCGAGCAGGAAGCTGCTAATCGGCTCAAAGAGTGTGGAGCCAATATTCTCAAAGAAACAGGAAAAGAGAGCATAATAAAGAAGTATCTCAGACAATTCCGGAATTTATTCTCCATTCTGTTAACTGTGGGATCTATTCTCTCTTTCATAGGAGAATATCTTGACCCCGGGCAAGGAAATCTGTATATAGGAATTGCCCTACTAGGCGTTGTAATCATTAATGGAACCTTTACATTCGTACAGGAATACCAGGCTGAAAAAACAATGGAAAGTTTTCGGCAGCTTCTTCCGCCTCATGCCAGGGTCCTCAGGGATGGAAAGGCAAGGGATATTCTGGCGTCGGAGCTTGTTGTAGGTGACGTCATTTTTCTTGAGGAAGGGGATAAGGTCCCTGCTGATGGGCGTCTGATTGAAACCAATGCTCTTAAAGTGGACAATTCGGCTATTACCGGTGAATCCGAGCCTCAGCTTCGGTCCCTTGAATGCACTCACCCAAATATGCTGGAGTGCAGGAATATGGTTTTTTCAGGGACTCTAGTACAGAGCGGGAATGGAAAAGCTGTCATCTTCGCTACGGGACAGGATACTCAGATAGGGAGTCTTGCAACGCTCACACAACAGACTTCAGGCGTGGATACTCCTATTAGGAGAGAAATAAATTATTTCATAAAAGTCATATCTGCAATTGCGATTTCCCTGGGAATAATTTTCTTTATACTTGCTTTTCTTCTTCAGGATGTTTTTCTTGCAAGCTTGATCTTTGCGATTGGAATTATTGTTGCCAATGTGCCAGAAGGGCTTTTGCCCACAGTCACTCTTGCCCTTAGCCTTGCTTCCAAGCGAATGGCCTCGAGGAATGCCCTTATAAAGCAGCTTGAGTCCGTGGAAACGCTGGGCTCGACAACGGTTATCTGTACAGATAAGACAGGTACTCTGACTCAGAATAAAATGGCAGTAAACTCTATAATGGTCGGTTTTGAGTGTCTCGTTCTAGAAAATCCTGCCAGCACTAAGAAAACAGTTACAGAGAAAGAGACCGAAGAAAGGGCAAACAAAGCTGTTGTGGAAAAATTTTCAGATCCAGGTCCTGAAGGGTTTTGTGCTCTGGAAAAGCCTGTCTGGGACCCTGAAAAGTTGCCATCTGTTTTCATAAGAGTTGCAGGGCTCTGTAATAATGCAAAACTTCGCGATTCTGCTCCTGGATACACCGGTGACCCTACAGAAGGAGCCCTTCTCGTTTTCGCAAATAGCCTGGAAGATATAAGAAATCTCAAGAATGATTATCCTAGGTTGGAAGAATTTCCTTTTGATTCGCTTACGAAAAGAATGGAAGTTATCTGCCGTACTCCTGAAGGAAAACTCGAAGTTTATCTCAAGGGCGCTCCGGAAGTAGTTGTGAAAATGTGCAGTTCTGCCCTTGCTTCAGAAGGAATCAAGAAACTGGGTGAAGTTGAGCAGAAAGAGCTTCTTGCCCGGCACCTGAGACTTGCAGAAAAGGGAGAGCGTATAATTGCCCTTGCATACAGGCAGGGAGATGAACAAAAAGAGTATACAGGAGACTTTACTTTTCTGGGGTTCATAGGTATTGTAGATCCTCCGCGGCCCGAAGCCAGAGAGGCTATTGCAAGATGTCATGCTGCCGGAATTAAAGTTGTCATGATCACAGGTGATCATCCGGTCACCGCAGAATCAATAGCAAAGGATGTGGGACTTGCAAATGCTGGAAACCTTGAGATTATTACCGGAGACGAACTGGCAACACTCTCACGCGCTGATCTTGCTTCAAGATTAAAAAACCAGAGCATTGTATTTGCTCGTACTTCGCCAGTACAAAAATTAAAAATCGTACAGCTCTTCCAGTCTCAGGGGGAGATCGTGACCATGACAGGAGATGGGGTCAATGATGCTCCTGCAATCAAAAATGCAGATATGGGAGTTGCTATGGGCAGCGGCACGGATGTGGCGCGTGAAGCTGCAGATATGGTACTCCTTGATGATAATTTCGCTACGATTGTGAATGCTGTAGAGGAGGGCAGGACGGTTTTTGATAATATTAAAAAATTCATTGTATACATCCTTGCCAGTAATATTCCTGAAATTTTGCCTTTCATAGCCTTCGTCCTTTTTGCTCTTCCACTTCCCATGCCTGTACAACTTATCCTGGCAATCGATCTGGGTACGGATATGTTGCCTGCGATTGCTCTGGGAAAAGAAAAAGGAGAAGGAGATATTATGAAAAGACCTCCCAGGGCGAGAGAAGAAAAATTGTTGACTCCTCCCCTGCTCCTTACAGCTTACGCAGTAAAGGGCCCTGTAGAAGCTATTGCAGGCTTCTTCTGCTATTTTGCCGTACTCTATGGAGGAGGCTGGAGCTTTGGCGAGCAACTTGCAAACAACAATCCCCTTTACATGCAGTCAATAACCGCTTTCTTTTCAGCAGTAGTTATATGCCAGATTGCTAATGTTTTTGCTTCCCGAACTCGGTATCAGTCAGTCTTCTCAATGGGTTTATTCAGTAATCGTGCGGTTCTGGTAGGGATTGTAAGTGAACTCCTGATTCTCGCATTAATTATTTGGAATCCGATTGCGAATCTCATTTTTAATACCTCTCCCCTCGATCTTAAATATTTACTGATTGCTGTTCCTTTTGCAATTTTACTGCTCGGAATCGATGAGTTGAGGAAATACCTCTTGAGAAGGAATGTAAGCTGGGCAACCAGATACCTTAAATGGTAA